A region from the Sorex araneus isolate mSorAra2 chromosome 6, mSorAra2.pri, whole genome shotgun sequence genome encodes:
- the AP5B1 gene encoding AP-5 complex subunit beta-1, with translation MGPLSRETWAQRLGAFRASPAAFLAGPEGEDLGRDLLSDLRSDKLSDQIKVSLLALSLEYPAELWPEPPAAEAAATCLLDTLVLLPPRPTPLRRLLLLAATTVLVAGGALGPTSAASCRLLPLLLALASGRELGRGLGPASEQRPLQATACECLRELESCQPGVLGGCLGQLRGLLGQDGPVQPPSLLLALALRNALAIQARAGLQGPLLAGDPPTQGGPWNWTLAEAIEGRLLPQAAGWPAAEDGESVLAAPAPSPEEAHQLRTTVTQLLDASYLLTPAAQAQLLWLLGWALRGRRGQPPALFKPQLVRLLGTAQLALLHAVLALKAAFGEALFTGQDEALLLRRLTLAAQHPALPAAARLFYLHCLLSFPENCPLGPATATEALPLLLGLPLCRGLLPSLLDDPMAFLARLQLLCLLCTNDDEEEQEEGESGAGRSLRHYLESLLAGLRQRAALEGAPRAAVTLCFQASYLVARCLAGQPAVLPTLTQGLAQLYRAQPALAPHFVDLLGRVGPELGDPLRGALRQEVVSRPGEDEALCWHLQMLAEVAGGDGWRATLRFLQAAAARCTDWGLQQALLRVCRALLRAGDSGGLADLLQMLAQGLPDPDGRDHARLYYILLAHLAGPKLGVALAPSLAAPALASSLVAENQGFVAALMVQEAPAPVRLRLGPRPAAGPAPALLLHADALEPVFSLELRFQAEGQLYGPLAPIHVPCLEPGRPSPPLRLPLQPRRPAPAQLAVRALYTTPAGRTCHAGRTCHARLAPLAVPFAHLFLPFPPPPAGAGPSFFEELWDACLPQGAESRLWCPLGPQGLEALVSRHLQPFVVAAQPPNSYRVAIRLPPASRLLLRLEGAQEDGVPVALRTDDWAVLALAGGYLRGLAAAA, from the exons ATGGGGCCCTTGAGCCGGGAGACGTGGGCCCAGCGCCTGGGCGCCTTCCGGGCCAGCCCGGCCGCTTTCCTGGCGGGACCTGAGGGTGAGGATCTGGGCCGCGACCTGCTGAGCGACCTGAGGAGTGACAAGCTGAGCGATCAGATCAAG GTTTCCTTGCTGGCCCTGAGCTTGGAGTACCCCGCCGAACTGTGGCCCGAGCCCCCCGCAGCCGAAGCAGCCGCCACCTGCCTGCTGGACACCCTCGTCCTTCTGCCCCCGCGGCCCACCCCGCTGCGGCGGCTCCTGTTGCTGGCGGCCACCACCGTGCTGGTGGCCGGAGGCGCGCTGGGCCCCACCTCCGCAGCCTCGTGCCGGCTCCTGCCACTCCTGCTGGCCTTGGCCTCGGGCCGGGAGCTGGGGCGAGGCCTCGGGCCCGCCTCCgagcagcgccccctgcaggccacaGCGTGCGAGTGCCTGCGGGAGCTGGAGAGCTGCCAgcccggggtgctggggggctgccTGGGGCAGCTGCGCGGCCTGCTGGGGCAGGACGGCCCGGTGCAGCCGCCCAGCCTGCTGCTGGCACTTGCCCTGCGCAATGCTTTGGCCATCCAGGCCAGGGCCGGGCTGCAGGGCCCGCTCCTGGCAGGGGACCCGCCCACCCAGGGTGGCCCCTGGAACTGGACCCTGGCCGAAGCGATCGAAGGCCGCCTTCTGCCCCAGGCCGCCGGCTGGCCGGCCGCTGAGGACGGGGAGAGTGTCCTCGCAGCACCGGCGCCCAGCCCCGAGGAGGCCCACCAGCTGCGGACCACTGTCACCCAGCTCCTGGACGCCTCCTACCTGCTCACCCCTGCGGCGCAGGCCCAGCTCCTGTGGCTCTTGGGCTGGGCCCTGCGGGGCCGTCGGGGGCAGCCGCCTGCTCTCTTCAAGCCGCAGCTGGTCCGGCTGCTGGGCACAGCCCAGCTGGCCCTCCTGCACGCCGTCCTGGCCCTGAAGGCGGCCTTCGGCGAGGCGCTGTTCACCGGCCAGGACGAGGCCTTGCTGCTCCGCCGGCTCACCCTGGCCGCCCAGCACCCCGCGCTGCCGGCCGCCGCCCGCCTCTTCTACCTGCACTGCCTCCTGAGCTTCCCCGAGAACTGCCCGCTGGGCCCGGCCACCGCCACCGAGGCCCTCCCGCTGCTGCTTGGGCTCCCGCTGTGCCGGGGCCTCCTGCCCAGCCTCCTGGACGACCCCATGGCCTTCCTGGCCCGCCTGCAGCTGCTGTGCCTGCTCTGCACCAACGACGacgaggaggagcaggaggagggggagagcggGGCGGGCCGGAGCCTCCGGCACTACCTGGAGTCACTGCTGGCCGGCCTGCGGCAGAGGGCGGCCCTGGAGGGAGCGCCCCGCGCCGCCGTCACCCTCTGTTTCCAGGCCTCCTACCTGGTGGCCCGCTGCCTGGCTGGGCAGCCCGCTGTGCTGCCCACGTTGACCCAGGGGCTGGCCCAGCTGTACCGCGCCCAGCCCGCACTGGCTCCCCATTTCGTGGACCTCCTGGGTCGGGTGGGCCCCGAGCTGGGGGACCCGCTGCGGGGGGCGCTGCGGCAGGAGGTGGTGTCCAGGCCCGGCGAGGACGAGGCCCTCTGCTGGCATCTGCAGATGCTGGCCGAGGTGGCGGGAGGGGACGGCTGGCGTGCCACCCTGCGCTTCCTGCAGGCCGCCGCGGCCCGCTGCACAGACTGGGGCCTGCAGCAGGCCCTGCTGCGCGTCTGCCGCGCCCTCCTGCGGGCCGGCGACAGCGGCGGCCTGGCCGACCTGCTGCAGATGCTGGCCCAGGGGCTGCCGGACCCCGACGGGCGCGACCATGCCCGCCTCTACTACATCCTCCTGGCCCATCTGGCGGGGCCcaagctgggggtggccctggccCCCTCGCTGGCCGCCCCCGCGCTGGCCTCGTCCCTGGTGGCGGAGAACCAGGGCTTCGTGGCGGCGCTGATGGTGCAGGAGGCCCCGGCCCCCGTGCGCCTGCGCCTGGGGCCCCGCccggccgccggccccgcgcccgccctgcTGCTGCACGCCGACGCGCTGGAGCCCGTGTTCTCGCTGGAGCTGCGCTTCCAGGCCGAGGGCCAGCTCTACGGGCCCCTCGCGCCCATCCACGTGCCCTGCCTGGAGCCCGGCCGCCCCAGCCCCCCGCTGCGGCTGCCCCTGCAGCcccggcgccccgcgcccgcgcagCTGGCTGTGCGCGCCCTCTACACCACGCCCGCCGGCCGCACCTGCCACGCCGGCCGCACCTGCCACGCGCGCCTGGCGCCCCTGGCCGTGCCCTTCGCCCACCtcttcctgcccttccccccaccccctgcgggGGCCGGGCCCAGCTTCTTCGAGGAGCTCTGGGACGCCTGCCTGCCCCAGGGTGCCGAGAGCCGCCTGTGGTGCCCGCTcgggccccaggggctggaggccTTGGTGTCGCGCCACCTGCAGCCCTTTGTGGTGGCGGCCCAGCCCCCCAACAGCTACCGGGTAGCCATCCGCCTACCCCCCGCGTCGCGGCTGCTGCTGCGGCTGGAGGGGGCACAGGAGGACGGCGTGCCCGTGGCGCTGCGCACCGACGACTGGGCCGTGCTGGCCCTGGCCGGGGGCTACCTCCGGGGGCTGGCCGCGGCCGCCTGA